Below is a window of Deinococcus apachensis DSM 19763 DNA.
CGCCGTTTTTCGGCTATCTGCCCGAGATTCGCCGGGCGGTGTACACGACCAACTGCGTGGAGGCTCTGAACTTCCAGCTGCGCAAGGTCACCAAGACCAAGGGGGCGTTTCCGAGTGAGGACGCGGCCTTGAAGGTGCTGTATCTGGCGATCCAGCGGGCGTCGGCGAAGTGGTCGGGTCCGATCAAAGACTGGCGCTCGGCCTTGAACGTTTTTACAATCGTCTTCGAAGGACGCCTTCCTGCCCGGTGATCACTCCGGAACCCCAACCCACAAACCTCGGGACACCCCCGGGGGAAGTGGGGCGGATGCCTACACGCTAGGCTGGGGCCCATGCGTCCCCTGATGCTCAGCGCCCTGCTCATGACGTCCACCGCGTTCGCCCAGACCACGACGCCCGCCA
It encodes the following:
- a CDS encoding transposase, which gives rise to PFFGYLPEIRRAVYTTNCVEALNFQLRKVTKTKGAFPSEDAALKVLYLAIQRASAKWSGPIKDWRSALNVFTIVFEGRLPAR